From the Roseibium salinum genome, one window contains:
- a CDS encoding Hpt domain-containing protein — MAPSSMARVAGRGGPEAPINLVQLATNTLGNRDLEVQVLHLFKSQSSTTLERLACENDAGVRLDLVHTLKGSARAIGAERVAMVCENLEVRMQSTSDTATEGLIAAVDEANRYIRDLLEG; from the coding sequence ATGGCCCCTTCATCCATGGCCCGCGTTGCCGGTCGCGGCGGACCCGAAGCACCGATCAATCTGGTGCAACTGGCTACGAACACCCTTGGAAACCGGGATCTCGAGGTCCAGGTCCTGCATCTTTTCAAATCGCAGTCCTCGACCACTCTGGAACGGCTGGCGTGCGAGAACGACGCCGGCGTGCGTCTCGATCTGGTCCATACGCTCAAGGGCTCCGCCCGGGCGATCGGCGCTGAACGGGTCGCCATGGTGTGCGAAAACCTGGAAGTCAGAATGCAATCCACGTCGGATACGGCCACCGAAGGGCTGATTGCCGCGGTCGATGAGGCAAACCGGTACATCCGGGACTTGCTGGAAGGCTAA
- a CDS encoding 2Fe-2S iron-sulfur cluster-binding protein — protein MPKITFIDADGTRTEVDATEGSTVMENAIKNMVQGIEAECGGACACATCHVYVDDAWAGKTGTAEPMEEDMLDFAYDVKPTSRLSCQIKVTGELDGLVVHVPERQA, from the coding sequence ATGCCGAAAATCACATTCATAGACGCTGATGGAACCCGGACCGAGGTTGACGCCACCGAAGGTTCCACGGTGATGGAAAATGCCATCAAGAACATGGTCCAGGGCATCGAGGCTGAATGTGGCGGGGCCTGCGCATGCGCGACCTGCCATGTCTATGTCGACGATGCCTGGGCGGGGAAGACGGGTACTGCCGAACCGATGGAAGAGGACATGCTCGACTTTGCCTATGACGTGAAGCCGACCTCGCGCCTTTCCTGCCAGATCAAGGTCACAGGCGAGCTGGACGGCCTCGTCGTCCATGTGCCGGAGCGGCAGGCCTGA
- a CDS encoding MFS transporter yields the protein MTYFTQTAHPNEATGWRSPAVLLMIMAGAMQLSFAAWWNLMNNFAVQELDFTGREIGIQQSIREIPGFLSFLAIYLLLMMREQTLAYVSLLLLGIGVAVTGYFPTAIGFYVTTLIMSIGFHYYETMAQSLSLQWLPKATAAASLGKIISVGAFAQLIAYGVIFVAWKMFDLSFTVVFAIAGGLSLVVLAFLIMAYPHFREGVPQHKKLILRRRYWLYYALTFMGGARRQIFTVFAGFLMVERFGYDVHEVAGLFLLNGAFNMVLAPKIGRLIVRFGERKALILEYVGLILVFVSYAFVTNATLAASLYVIDHAFFAIAIAMKTYFQKIADPADIAPTAGVAFTINHIAAVFIPVLFGLIWLVSPAAVFLAGAGMAAVSLLLATLIPSNPEEGKEVDFWFRKPAVQPAE from the coding sequence ATGACATACTTCACCCAGACTGCCCACCCGAACGAAGCGACCGGCTGGCGCTCGCCCGCGGTTCTCCTGATGATCATGGCCGGGGCCATGCAGCTGTCCTTTGCGGCCTGGTGGAACCTGATGAACAACTTCGCGGTTCAGGAGCTGGATTTCACCGGCCGGGAAATCGGCATTCAGCAATCGATCCGCGAGATCCCGGGCTTTCTGAGTTTCCTGGCCATCTATCTGCTTCTCATGATGCGCGAGCAGACGCTCGCCTATGTCTCGCTGCTGCTGCTCGGGATCGGCGTTGCCGTCACCGGCTATTTCCCCACCGCCATCGGCTTTTATGTGACCACCCTGATCATGTCGATCGGGTTTCACTATTACGAGACGATGGCCCAGTCGCTGTCCCTGCAATGGCTGCCCAAGGCGACGGCGGCGGCGAGCCTCGGCAAGATCATCTCGGTCGGCGCCTTTGCGCAGTTGATCGCCTATGGCGTCATCTTCGTCGCCTGGAAGATGTTCGACCTGTCCTTCACGGTCGTGTTCGCGATTGCGGGCGGCCTGTCGCTGGTCGTGCTCGCCTTCCTGATCATGGCCTACCCGCATTTCCGCGAAGGTGTCCCGCAGCACAAGAAGCTGATCCTGAGAAGGCGCTACTGGCTCTATTACGCCCTCACCTTCATGGGCGGTGCCCGCCGGCAGATCTTCACGGTCTTTGCCGGCTTCCTGATGGTCGAGCGTTTCGGCTATGACGTTCATGAGGTCGCCGGGCTGTTTCTGCTGAACGGTGCATTCAACATGGTGCTCGCCCCCAAGATCGGCAGGCTGATCGTCCGCTTCGGCGAGCGCAAGGCGCTGATCCTGGAATATGTCGGCCTGATCCTGGTTTTCGTCAGCTATGCCTTCGTCACCAACGCGACCCTGGCAGCCAGCCTCTACGTGATCGATCACGCCTTCTTCGCCATCGCGATCGCCATGAAGACCTATTTCCAGAAGATCGCCGACCCGGCCGACATCGCCCCGACCGCGGGCGTCGCCTTCACGATCAACCACATCGCGGCGGTCTTCATCCCGGTCCTGTTCGGCCTCATCTGGCTCGTTTCCCCGGCCGCGGTGTTCCTGGCGGGTGCCGGCATGGCGGCGGTCAGCTTGCTTCTGGCAACGCTGATCCCCAGCAATCCGGAAGAAGGCAAGGAAGTCGACTTCTGGTTCCGCAAGCCGGCGGTTCAACCGGCGGAGTGA
- a CDS encoding AraC family transcriptional regulator has protein sequence MGIHPELAEFPKQAIAAPIIGYARTQPRGLNNDWHAHDAAQLFHVVKGSIAIDTEHGTYFVPPERAVWLPPRVGHQTRYLTDTEIRYIYVQFPHAQDLPQTPQVMQVTTLLRALILEFMSYPRAETENGPAARIAAVILDQLKLLPAAPLQLPMPQDARLRDLCEAVVRCPAHVPSLTEAAERCATSVRSFERRVKVETGLSYRTWCRQVKLFRALELLASGRSVSDVSHKLGYEGPSAFVATFRKSFGVTPGRYFGGTDPD, from the coding sequence ATGGGAATTCATCCGGAACTTGCCGAGTTTCCAAAACAGGCGATAGCCGCGCCGATCATTGGTTATGCACGCACGCAGCCCCGGGGATTGAACAATGACTGGCATGCCCATGATGCCGCCCAGCTTTTCCATGTGGTGAAAGGCTCGATCGCCATCGATACGGAGCACGGCACCTATTTCGTGCCGCCCGAACGGGCCGTCTGGCTGCCGCCGCGGGTCGGCCATCAGACGCGCTATCTGACGGACACGGAGATCCGCTACATCTACGTGCAGTTTCCCCACGCCCAGGACCTGCCGCAGACGCCTCAGGTGATGCAGGTGACCACACTGCTGCGTGCGCTGATCCTGGAATTCATGTCCTATCCGCGTGCCGAAACCGAGAACGGACCGGCCGCCCGGATTGCCGCCGTCATCCTGGACCAGCTGAAACTGCTGCCGGCCGCGCCTTTGCAACTTCCGATGCCCCAGGATGCGCGGCTGCGGGACCTGTGCGAGGCCGTGGTGCGCTGCCCGGCGCATGTTCCCTCGCTCACCGAAGCCGCGGAACGCTGCGCCACGTCCGTGCGTTCCTTTGAAAGGCGGGTCAAGGTGGAAACCGGCCTCAGCTACCGTACCTGGTGCAGGCAGGTGAAGCTGTTCCGGGCGCTGGAACTGCTGGCCTCCGGGCGCAGCGTATCCGATGTCTCCCACAAACTCGGCTACGAGGGGCCGAGCGCCTTCGTCGCGACGTTCAGGAAGTCTTTCGGTGTCACGCCCGGACGGTATTTCGGCGGTACGGATCCGGATTGA
- a CDS encoding universal stress protein produces MFKKILVPVDPAESAFAEDALAKASQLARDYGAKIHLLAVCPEVQSFVASQLPEGWQKREVEQTTAMLDKISAGLDVPAGTVDTSIRRGAVHHEVIDEAEKAACDLVLMTSHKPGFSTYFMGSNAAHIVRHAPCSVMVLRGS; encoded by the coding sequence ATGTTCAAGAAAATCCTCGTTCCCGTTGATCCGGCAGAGTCGGCCTTCGCCGAAGACGCCCTTGCCAAGGCATCGCAACTGGCGCGCGACTACGGCGCCAAAATCCACCTGCTGGCGGTTTGTCCGGAGGTGCAGAGCTTCGTGGCCAGCCAGCTCCCCGAAGGCTGGCAAAAGCGTGAGGTCGAGCAGACCACCGCCATGCTCGACAAGATCAGTGCAGGGCTGGATGTTCCCGCCGGGACAGTGGATACCAGCATCCGCAGAGGCGCCGTCCATCACGAGGTGATTGACGAAGCGGAAAAAGCGGCGTGCGATCTGGTCCTGATGACATCGCACAAGCCCGGCTTTTCCACCTACTTCATGGGCTCCAACGCGGCCCACATCGTCCGCCACGCGCCGTGTTCGGTGATGGTGCTGCGCGGCAGCTGA